Proteins encoded together in one Lathyrus oleraceus cultivar Zhongwan6 chromosome 5, CAAS_Psat_ZW6_1.0, whole genome shotgun sequence window:
- the LOC127086389 gene encoding NAC transcription factor 56 has product MESTDSSTSSQQPNLPPGFRFHPTDEELVVHYLKKKAASAPLPVAIIAEVDLYKFDPWELPAKATFGEQEWYFFSPRDRKYPNGARPNRAATSGYWKATGTDKPVLTSGGTQKVGVKKALVFYGGKPPRGIKTNWIMHEYRLADNKPNNRPPGCDLGNKKNSLRLDDWVLCRIYKKSNTHRSPVEHDREDSMDDMIGGVHPSINVGQMNAATRFHHFSKMSPSSYNNTLLENDQNLLEGMMMNNNLGGGSNSKGGGELSFVPTMTTSSNANSPSKRTLSSLYNWNDHEDVAAQVGTSSSNKRFNLESVVRNDHQENGTVANSFASLLNNLPQTPSLHQQQQQQTMLGSIPYQIQGMNWYG; this is encoded by the exons ATGGAAAGTACTGATTCTTCGACGAGTTCGCAGCAGCCGAATCTCCCGCCGGGATTCCGATTCCACCCTACTGATGAAGAGCTGGTTGTTCATTATCTCAAGAAAAAAGCAGCTTCTGCTCCTTTGCCTGTAGCCATCATAGCTGAAGTTGATCTCTACAAATTTGATCCATGGGAGCTACCAG CTAAGGCAACGTTTGGAGAGCAAGAGTGGTATTTCTTTAGTCCAAGGGACAGGAAGTATCCGAATGGAGCGAGGCCGAACAGGGCAGCGACATCGGGTTATTGGAAGGCAACTGGTACTGATAAGCCGGTTTTAACATCGGGAGGAACACAAAAAGTTGGTGTGAAGAAAGCTTTGGTTTTCTATGGCGGAAAACCACCAAGAGGAATCAAAACCAATTGGATCATGCATGAGTATAGGCTTGCTGATAATAAGCCTAATAATAGGCCTCCTGGTTGTGACTTGGGCAACAAGAAAAACTCTCTTAGG CTTGACGACTGGGTTTTGTGTCGGATCTACAAGAAAAGCAACACGCATCGATCACCGGTGGAACACGATAGGGAAGATTCAATGGACGACATGATAGGAGGAGTACATCCCTCGATCAACGTGGGTCAAATGAACGCTGCAACGAGATTCCATCATTTTTCAAAGATGTCACCAAGTAGCTACAACAATACATTGTTGGAGAATGATCAAAATCTATTAGAAGGAATGATGATGAACAACAATTTAGGAGGAGGTTCGAATTCCAAAGGAGGAGGAGAGTTATCTTTTGTGCCAACCATGACAACATCTTCAAATGCCAATTCACCTTCCAAAAGAACACTTTCTTCTCTTTACAATTGGAATGATCATGAAGATGTTGCAGCTCAAGTTGGTACTTCATCATCAAACAAAAGGTTCAATTTAGAAAGTGTTGTGAGAAATGATCATCAAGAGAATGGAACCGTTGCTAACTCTTTTGCTTCTCTTCTTAATAATCTCCCTCAAACACCTTCATtgcatcaacaacaacaacaacaaacaatgTTGGGATCAATACCATATCAAATTCAAGGCATGAATTGGTATGGATGA